One genomic segment of Candidatus Margulisiibacteriota bacterium includes these proteins:
- a CDS encoding M23 family metallopeptidase: MDNKSKKTKFYSVMIMPHDARGKPISLKVRASWVYTAVFLAFFSVILVASSIVYSSLVSRKLVNYADTLTRARQQQEVISSLANKTRKVNREIKELANRENELRKLLGLKPLVTGGKVETKLGSQEAKDKRISLDLQVADEGIAARKQSLAQLKEWVSYVRSKLAATPSTWPLYGRVASLFGYRVSPWRGMHTGIDIDASYGSPARVTADGVVTYIGWRHGYGKTVEVSHGHGIATLYAHNSNYAVSVGQRVKKGQVVCYVGMTGWTTGPHLHYEVRRWGAPLNPVAFLDKNILSASKLWR; the protein is encoded by the coding sequence ATGGACAATAAGAGCAAAAAAACGAAGTTTTACAGCGTCATGATCATGCCGCACGATGCCCGCGGGAAGCCGATCAGCCTGAAGGTCCGGGCCAGCTGGGTCTATACGGCGGTCTTCCTGGCTTTCTTCTCGGTCATTTTGGTCGCCTCATCTATCGTCTACTCATCCCTGGTCTCCCGCAAGCTGGTCAACTATGCCGATACGCTGACCCGAGCGCGCCAGCAGCAAGAGGTGATCAGCAGCCTGGCGAACAAGACCAGGAAGGTCAATCGCGAGATCAAGGAGCTGGCTAACCGGGAGAATGAACTGCGCAAACTGCTCGGGCTAAAGCCACTGGTGACCGGTGGGAAAGTGGAAACCAAGCTGGGGAGCCAGGAAGCGAAAGATAAAAGGATCTCCCTCGACCTCCAGGTCGCCGACGAAGGGATCGCCGCCCGGAAACAAAGCCTGGCCCAACTGAAAGAATGGGTCAGTTATGTCCGCTCCAAGCTGGCCGCGACCCCATCCACCTGGCCGCTCTACGGCCGGGTTGCCTCTCTGTTCGGTTACCGGGTCTCTCCCTGGCGCGGCATGCATACCGGGATCGACATTGACGCGAGCTACGGCTCGCCAGCCAGGGTGACCGCTGATGGAGTGGTGACCTATATTGGCTGGCGCCACGGCTACGGCAAGACGGTCGAGGTCAGCCACGGCCACGGGATCGCCACACTTTACGCCCACAATTCTAATTACGCGGTCAGCGTTGGCCAGCGGGTCAAAAAAGGGCAAGTGGTCTGCTATGTCGGGATGACCGGCTGGACGACCGGCCCGCACCTGCATTACGAGGTCCGCCGTTGGGGGGCGCCGCTTAACCCGGTCGCTTTTCTTGATAAGAACATCTTGAGCGCCAGTAAATTATGGAGGTAA
- the plsY gene encoding glycerol-3-phosphate 1-O-acyltransferase PlsY, which yields MKTIFIILSAYLIGSIPFSHIFPKLKGKDVKTAGTKNVGATNALVVAGPLMGALALAGDIAKGYLAIFLAQHYHLAPWAVLLAGFAAVAGHDFSLFLRFKGGKGVATTGGTFLAIDPVFGLLMILIWALCLAVFRYFIPSTMVALAFAPVLMWMGSMSWSYILYGVALFFLAAYAHRGDLKRFAAGQELTIAESMAKYLKK from the coding sequence ATGAAAACCATATTTATTATTTTGTCCGCCTATCTGATCGGTTCGATCCCCTTTAGCCACATCTTTCCCAAGCTCAAAGGGAAAGACGTCAAAACGGCTGGAACGAAGAATGTCGGAGCGACGAATGCCCTGGTGGTGGCCGGCCCGCTAATGGGGGCCCTGGCTTTAGCTGGCGATATTGCCAAAGGTTACCTCGCTATTTTCTTGGCGCAACATTACCATCTGGCTCCCTGGGCGGTCTTGTTGGCTGGGTTTGCGGCTGTTGCCGGCCACGATTTCTCCCTTTTCCTCCGTTTCAAGGGAGGGAAGGGGGTGGCGACGACCGGGGGGACTTTTCTGGCGATCGATCCGGTCTTTGGCCTGCTGATGATCCTGATCTGGGCCCTCTGCCTGGCCGTTTTCCGTTATTTTATTCCAAGCACGATGGTGGCGCTCGCTTTTGCCCCGGTTTTAATGTGGATGGGCTCAATGAGCTGGTCCTATATCCTCTACGGGGTGGCGCTTTTCTTCCTGGCGGCCTACGCCCATCGAGGAGACCTGAAGCGGTTTGCCGCCGGTCAGGAGCTGACCATCGCCGAATCTATGGCGAAATACCTGAAGAAGTGA
- a CDS encoding aspartate kinase produces MVIIVHKYGGTSVGTPEKIKNVARRAKKIKDAGNDVVVVVSAMGHTTDELIALMHQVTSKPDPREYDMLVSTGEQVSAALLAMGLQSLGCPAVSLTGGQAGVVTEDIYKKARIKEIKLDRLKKELKAGKVVVVTGFQGIDSQGDIITIGRGGSDTSAVAIAAALQAQVCDIYTDVDGVYTADPRIVPEARKLKNISYEEMLELASLGAQVLHPRSVECASVYGITIHLRSATKEDEGTYIEEASKMEKKEAVRGIALDENIAKIGILNVPDQPGTAAKLFGALAAEKINVDMIVQSIHSQGTQADMAYTVDRPELKSAVEITERVAKELKASGVISDPDVAKVSLVGIGMVSQPGTAAKMFAALSAEKINIQMITTSEIKISCVVKAEQGKRAVQVLHKAFGLEKVA; encoded by the coding sequence ATGGTTATTATTGTCCACAAATATGGCGGCACTTCGGTCGGCACGCCGGAAAAGATCAAGAATGTCGCGCGCCGCGCCAAAAAAATCAAAGATGCCGGAAACGATGTCGTGGTCGTCGTCTCGGCGATGGGGCACACCACCGACGAGCTGATCGCCCTGATGCACCAGGTGACCAGCAAGCCCGATCCGCGCGAATATGACATGCTCGTTTCGACCGGAGAACAGGTCTCGGCCGCCTTGCTGGCGATGGGGCTGCAATCGCTCGGCTGCCCGGCGGTCTCGCTGACCGGCGGCCAGGCCGGTGTCGTGACCGAAGATATTTACAAGAAAGCCCGGATCAAGGAGATCAAGCTCGACCGGCTGAAAAAGGAGCTCAAAGCGGGCAAAGTGGTGGTCGTGACCGGCTTCCAGGGGATCGACAGCCAGGGGGATATTATTACGATCGGCCGGGGGGGCTCCGACACTTCGGCGGTGGCGATCGCTGCGGCGCTCCAGGCCCAGGTTTGCGATATTTATACCGATGTCGACGGAGTTTACACGGCCGATCCGCGGATCGTCCCGGAAGCGCGCAAGCTCAAGAATATCTCTTATGAAGAGATGCTGGAACTGGCTTCGCTGGGAGCTCAGGTCTTGCACCCGCGCTCGGTCGAATGCGCCAGCGTCTACGGGATAACTATTCATCTTCGCTCCGCCACGAAAGAAGACGAGGGGACATATATCGAGGAGGCGTCAAAAATGGAAAAAAAAGAAGCGGTCCGGGGGATAGCCCTCGACGAGAATATTGCCAAGATCGGGATCCTGAACGTGCCGGACCAGCCGGGGACGGCGGCCAAGCTCTTTGGGGCGCTGGCGGCCGAGAAGATCAACGTCGATATGATCGTCCAGTCGATCCATTCGCAGGGGACCCAGGCTGATATGGCCTACACCGTTGACCGGCCGGAGCTCAAGTCGGCGGTCGAGATCACCGAGCGAGTGGCCAAGGAACTAAAAGCCTCGGGGGTCATCTCTGACCCGGATGTCGCCAAGGTCTCCCTGGTCGGCATCGGCATGGTCAGCCAGCCCGGGACCGCCGCCAAGATGTTTGCCGCCCTCTCCGCCGAGAAGATCAACATCCAGATGATCACCACTTCGGAGATCAAGATCTCCTGCGTGGTTAAAGCCGAGCAGGGGAAAAGGGCGGTCCAGGTCCTGCATAAAGCGTTCGGGTTAGAGAAGGTTGCGTAG
- a CDS encoding ROK family protein yields the protein MTASVINRVKNYFNQPARRVLAGDIGGTNLRLAVVKQGRLEKAVRVPMEEFSSAEALTKRSALEMNKLGIEAVSIGGIGFPCPIDEQGEPKFNPPNLRYGFKGFIKELSAATDRRILGFNDARAAVMGEAMFGAGKSHDVVIWHGIGTGYGFAIVDGEREIFPNAAEGGHFKVVNPILDLSARECGCGARGCVEAYASGTAMANEYFKLTGRKLTGKEVGDAFLAREEMAIRVVNEAMAHLAMNISTGHALTLNGLHVLGGGVAQIGKPLLDTLRMMLRSPGIVSWPQQNDLASKVVLSELGDNAGLLGAAVLAERSAGAV from the coding sequence ATGACGGCGAGCGTTATTAATAGAGTAAAAAATTACTTCAATCAGCCGGCGCGCCGGGTTTTGGCTGGCGACATCGGCGGCACAAATTTGCGCCTGGCGGTCGTAAAGCAGGGCCGGCTCGAAAAGGCCGTGCGCGTGCCGATGGAGGAATTTTCCAGCGCGGAAGCACTGACAAAAAGGTCTGCCTTGGAAATGAATAAACTCGGGATCGAGGCTGTCTCAATCGGCGGCATAGGGTTCCCTTGTCCGATCGATGAGCAGGGAGAGCCCAAATTTAATCCCCCTAATTTACGATATGGCTTTAAAGGCTTTATTAAAGAGCTTTCCGCGGCGACCGATAGAAGAATACTTGGCTTTAACGATGCCAGAGCGGCAGTTATGGGCGAGGCGATGTTCGGGGCGGGAAAGTCTCATGACGTCGTTATCTGGCACGGGATCGGTACTGGCTACGGCTTCGCGATCGTTGATGGAGAGCGGGAAATATTTCCCAACGCCGCGGAAGGGGGACACTTTAAAGTTGTTAATCCAATCCTGGATTTATCAGCCAGAGAATGCGGCTGCGGCGCCCGGGGTTGTGTTGAAGCCTATGCCAGTGGAACTGCCATGGCTAATGAGTATTTTAAGTTGACCGGAAGAAAATTGACCGGAAAAGAGGTTGGTGACGCTTTTCTGGCGAGAGAAGAGATGGCGATCAGGGTCGTAAATGAAGCCATGGCTCATCTGGCGATGAATATTTCAACCGGCCACGCGCTAACCTTAAACGGGCTTCATGTTTTGGGTGGTGGAGTGGCGCAAATTGGTAAACCGTTGCTGGATACTTTAAGAATGATGCTGCGTTCGCCGGGGATCGTTTCCTGGCCGCAACAGAACGATTTGGCTTCGAAAGTTGTTTTGTCGGAACTGGGCGACAACGCCGGCCTGTTGGGGGCGGCGGTCCTGGCGGAACGATCAGCCGGAGCGGTCTAG
- a CDS encoding 4-alpha-glucanotransferase, producing MTNPAAVREKHFMPTFSVAQLRSNKTLDLGAGNMTTFKAVVDRLVAAGIRQVCLQPIHEVEAGMASLFSRTSMNALSHRLLDPAEIPEIKNNGALRKNVKDVLGCAVKETRGPKANLRLLEDKSIRILSAAFDQFVLLPEDSERVKEFASFCEKHSWWLDKYAYFKVLKEQLDRLPMEQWDRDYADMPGSKTREFIAGNQDRINYHKYVQMETYRQVREGLDYARTMGIEEIEVLVGVGISRESAEGFLMPEMFDFKRQIGCFPEPQNGYPIQLWGFLAEKDNDSLLDFKVNSFKNLNELGVNRIGIDHACGFLGGYTTFPVYDPQLLARGQYRVLNAADPHDAKTAEEGGRWVFKPAQEEEEVKRHVFARKVLFALLEKVPSMKFTAETVGDFHRRVAAEDAIQAAISNGRDITLMRSLPWEDVPLANYGQNDRLSLTHDMPALTGLLTAQAGDHPYNWIDGQRVGKFLNRFGILAPGLAGPISVSELTTDFMMEIHRRIIAGSGAGTVVMPLASLYSLSPAHLNAEKWQYTNIQPGTSGEVGNPMGNWEQRLPAIEDTDLANIKESIGTDFRPFGSVGVLNCPADLFQAQVKNVEVEAVAYRAAAGNWTVWQPTDSQKPLMEIAVTYTGAQSDEKAWACFDVASLGFDSGSNYVFYDLVSRKGYTKTGQELLSNGLQVGLRAETGNNPGANRHHFVVLKGG from the coding sequence ATGACAAATCCTGCCGCGGTCCGCGAAAAGCATTTTATGCCCACGTTCTCCGTTGCTCAATTGAGGTCGAACAAAACTTTGGACCTTGGTGCCGGCAATATGACGACTTTCAAGGCAGTGGTTGACCGACTGGTAGCCGCCGGCATCAGACAGGTCTGCTTGCAGCCGATCCATGAGGTAGAGGCGGGAATGGCCAGTTTGTTCAGCCGCACCAGCATGAACGCGCTGAGCCATCGTTTGCTTGATCCGGCTGAAATCCCGGAAATTAAAAACAACGGGGCATTAAGAAAAAACGTGAAAGACGTTTTGGGCTGTGCTGTCAAAGAAACACGGGGACCCAAGGCTAACTTGCGCCTGTTGGAAGATAAGAGTATTAGAATTCTATCCGCAGCCTTTGATCAGTTTGTGCTGCTGCCGGAAGATTCGGAGCGGGTCAAGGAATTTGCCTCTTTCTGCGAGAAACATTCCTGGTGGTTGGACAAGTACGCTTATTTCAAGGTGCTAAAAGAACAGCTTGACCGTCTGCCGATGGAGCAATGGGATCGCGACTACGCCGACATGCCCGGTTCGAAGACCCGGGAATTCATAGCCGGGAACCAGGACCGGATCAATTATCATAAATACGTTCAGATGGAAACTTATCGCCAGGTTCGCGAAGGGCTGGACTATGCCCGGACCATGGGGATCGAAGAGATCGAGGTGCTGGTCGGGGTCGGGATCTCCCGCGAGAGCGCGGAAGGATTCCTGATGCCGGAAATGTTTGATTTTAAACGCCAGATCGGGTGCTTCCCGGAACCGCAAAATGGTTACCCGATCCAGCTCTGGGGTTTTCTGGCCGAAAAAGACAATGACTCACTGCTGGATTTTAAAGTTAACAGTTTTAAAAATCTCAACGAATTAGGCGTTAACCGGATCGGCATCGATCACGCCTGCGGTTTTCTGGGCGGCTACACGACTTTTCCGGTCTATGATCCGCAGTTGTTGGCGCGAGGCCAATACCGGGTGCTGAACGCCGCCGATCCCCACGATGCGAAAACGGCGGAAGAGGGCGGACGCTGGGTCTTTAAACCGGCTCAAGAAGAGGAAGAAGTTAAGCGACACGTCTTCGCGAGAAAAGTTTTATTCGCTTTGTTGGAAAAAGTCCCCAGCATGAAGTTCACGGCTGAAACCGTCGGCGATTTTCATCGCCGGGTCGCGGCGGAAGACGCGATCCAGGCTGCTATTTCGAACGGCAGGGATATTACCTTAATGAGGTCCTTGCCCTGGGAAGACGTGCCGCTGGCCAATTACGGGCAGAACGATCGCTTGAGCCTGACTCACGACATGCCGGCTTTGACCGGCTTGCTGACCGCCCAGGCGGGTGATCACCCCTACAACTGGATAGACGGCCAGCGGGTCGGCAAATTTTTAAATCGGTTCGGTATCCTAGCTCCGGGTTTGGCTGGCCCAATCAGTGTTTCCGAGTTAACTACCGATTTCATGATGGAGATTCACCGGCGGATCATTGCCGGCTCTGGTGCCGGGACGGTGGTTATGCCGCTGGCCTCTTTGTACTCTCTAAGCCCCGCCCATTTAAATGCTGAAAAATGGCAATACACCAACATCCAGCCGGGGACATCCGGCGAGGTCGGTAACCCAATGGGAAATTGGGAACAACGGCTCCCGGCGATTGAGGATACTGATCTGGCGAATATTAAGGAATCGATCGGGACGGACTTTCGACCTTTCGGTTCGGTTGGCGTTTTGAATTGCCCTGCCGATTTGTTCCAGGCCCAGGTCAAGAATGTCGAGGTCGAAGCGGTTGCCTACCGGGCCGCCGCCGGCAACTGGACGGTCTGGCAACCGACCGATAGTCAAAAGCCGCTGATGGAAATAGCCGTGACTTACACCGGGGCTCAATCTGATGAAAAGGCTTGGGCTTGTTTTGATGTTGCTAGCTTGGGTTTTGACTCCGGCTCGAACTATGTTTTCTATGACCTTGTCTCCAGGAAGGGGTACACAAAAACCGGACAGGAATTGTTGAGCAATGGTTTACAGGTTGGTTTGCGGGCCGAGACCGGCAATAATCCCGGCGCCAACCGGCATCATTTTGTGGTTTTGAAGGGGGGCTAA
- a CDS encoding pseudouridine synthase codes for MIRLQKYLAECGVASRRKAEELIAAGRVRVNGVVVSKLGSKVDPDRDKVAVDGRPAHREEKKIYLKLYKPRGYASSCVSQKGERTVLDLVKAVKERLYPVGRLDMSSEGLILLTNDGELANKLMHPRYEHEKEYEVETYGPVTGAMLQALQAGVVLDGEKTLPARVVLTGPKAFTIVLKEGKNRQIRRMVEAVSNKVVSLKRTRMQNIRLDDLKVGQCRNLTPGEIKALHP; via the coding sequence ATGATAAGGCTGCAAAAATACCTGGCTGAATGCGGAGTGGCGTCGCGCCGCAAAGCGGAAGAGCTGATCGCGGCCGGCCGGGTCAGGGTCAATGGCGTGGTGGTCTCCAAGCTGGGGAGTAAGGTTGACCCTGACCGGGACAAGGTGGCGGTTGATGGCCGGCCGGCCCACCGGGAAGAGAAGAAGATCTACCTGAAACTCTACAAACCGCGCGGCTATGCCAGCTCCTGCGTCAGCCAGAAAGGAGAACGGACGGTCCTTGATCTGGTCAAAGCGGTCAAAGAGCGGTTATACCCGGTTGGCCGCCTCGATATGTCGTCGGAAGGATTGATCCTCCTGACCAATGACGGTGAACTGGCCAATAAATTGATGCATCCCCGTTACGAACATGAAAAAGAATACGAAGTGGAAACCTACGGGCCGGTGACCGGCGCGATGCTGCAGGCTTTGCAGGCCGGGGTCGTGCTCGACGGCGAAAAAACCTTGCCGGCCAGGGTCGTCTTGACCGGACCCAAGGCTTTTACTATTGTCTTGAAAGAAGGGAAAAATCGCCAGATCAGGCGGATGGTAGAAGCGGTCAGTAACAAAGTGGTCAGCCTGAAACGGACCAGGATGCAAAATATCAGGTTGGATGACTTGAAGGTTGGCCAATGCCGCAACTTAACCCCGGGTGAGATCAAAGCTCTGCATCCATAA
- a CDS encoding YajQ family cyclic di-GMP-binding protein — translation MPQDHSFDIVSKPNLQEVENAIQMAAKELANRFDFKGSISSITKEGDKVKLVSEDEFKLKNVVAILQEKFTRRQIPLKFFEYSKIDTALGGTVKQEITIKQGIPQEKAKEITKLIKASGLKVQAQIQGDEVRVSASKIDDLQALIGKLKATDFSLPIAFLNYR, via the coding sequence ATGCCACAAGACCATTCATTTGACATCGTTTCCAAGCCGAACCTCCAGGAAGTCGAGAATGCCATCCAGATGGCGGCCAAGGAGCTGGCAAACCGCTTCGACTTTAAGGGGAGCATCAGCAGTATCACCAAGGAAGGGGACAAGGTTAAGCTAGTCTCCGAAGACGAGTTCAAGCTGAAAAACGTCGTCGCCATATTGCAAGAGAAGTTTACCCGCCGCCAGATCCCGCTTAAATTCTTTGAATATAGCAAAATCGACACCGCGCTCGGCGGCACGGTCAAACAGGAGATAACGATCAAGCAGGGAATCCCCCAGGAGAAGGCCAAGGAGATCACCAAACTGATCAAAGCAAGCGGCCTGAAGGTCCAGGCGCAGATCCAGGGGGACGAGGTCCGCGTCTCCGCTAGTAAGATCGACGACCTGCAGGCGCTGATCGGCAAGCTGAAGGCCACCGACTTCTCGCTACCAATAGCCTTTCTGAACTACCGCTAG
- the rlmN gene encoding 23S rRNA (adenine(2503)-C(2))-methyltransferase RlmN, which produces MKNLLDFDQKELIAAVKEAGLPIFRAKQLYHWLHKRLIFDFNEMTDLSKELRAQLQGMFYIGLPKVKQVLKAKDGTRKFVYQLDDGPLIETVLIQDATDRKTVCLSTQAGCPLKCGFCATGSSGFKRNLKVSEIIGQLYGISRDVPDISNLVFMGMGEPFLNYDNVMKALRMLTAKEGPNFGQRKITISTAGIPEGIKRFADENLQVRLAISLNASDDKTRGKIMPVNRKYPLDQLIPAVNYYIKKTGRRVTFEYIMLKGINDRRQDLESLKQFFTTISANINIIPFNAFGHTYQPSPPETIKFFIKALCAEGISAVERSSKGEDILAACGQLALLS; this is translated from the coding sequence GTGAAAAACCTACTCGATTTTGACCAGAAAGAGCTGATCGCGGCGGTTAAAGAGGCCGGGCTCCCGATCTTCCGCGCCAAACAGCTCTATCACTGGCTCCACAAACGCCTGATTTTTGATTTCAACGAAATGACCGACCTATCAAAAGAGCTGCGGGCGCAACTGCAAGGGATGTTCTATATCGGCCTCCCCAAGGTCAAACAGGTCCTCAAGGCGAAAGACGGGACCCGGAAGTTCGTCTACCAGCTGGATGACGGCCCCCTGATCGAGACAGTCCTGATCCAGGACGCGACCGACCGGAAAACTGTTTGTCTCTCCACCCAGGCCGGCTGTCCGCTGAAGTGCGGCTTTTGCGCCACCGGCTCGAGCGGTTTCAAGCGCAACCTCAAAGTGTCGGAGATCATCGGCCAGCTTTACGGTATTTCCCGCGATGTCCCGGATATCTCCAACTTGGTTTTCATGGGTATGGGCGAACCGTTCCTGAACTACGACAACGTCATGAAGGCGCTCCGGATGCTGACCGCCAAGGAAGGGCCGAATTTCGGCCAGCGCAAGATCACCATCTCGACCGCCGGCATCCCCGAGGGGATCAAGCGTTTTGCCGACGAAAACCTCCAGGTCCGCCTGGCGATCTCCCTCAACGCGTCCGATGATAAGACCCGCGGAAAGATCATGCCGGTCAACCGGAAATATCCGCTCGACCAGTTAATTCCGGCAGTCAATTACTACATAAAGAAGACCGGCCGGCGGGTCACTTTTGAATACATCATGCTGAAGGGGATCAACGACCGGCGGCAAGATCTGGAAAGCCTGAAACAGTTCTTCACCACCATCTCGGCCAACATCAACATTATTCCGTTCAACGCCTTTGGGCACACCTACCAGCCCTCCCCACCCGAGACGATCAAGTTCTTCATCAAAGCGCTCTGCGCCGAGGGGATCAGCGCGGTGGAACGAAGCAGTAAGGGCGAGGATATCCTGGCCGCCTGCGGACAACTCGCCCTTCTATCTTGA
- a CDS encoding winged helix-turn-helix domain-containing protein translates to MLEVLLAGKIKEQILFYLFTRSEGHAREIARTFAGHPTAFIRQLKKLEKGEVLISRLKGRTRLYSFNPRYPFQAELEALLAKALSFIPTKEREKYYTPRLRPRRAGKPL, encoded by the coding sequence ATGTTAGAAGTTCTTCTGGCCGGTAAAATAAAAGAGCAGATACTGTTCTATCTCTTCACTCGGAGTGAGGGACATGCGAGGGAGATCGCCCGGACATTTGCCGGGCACCCGACGGCCTTTATCCGACAATTAAAAAAGCTGGAGAAGGGTGAGGTCCTGATCAGCCGCTTGAAGGGCAGGACCAGGTTATATAGTTTTAATCCGCGGTATCCTTTCCAGGCGGAGCTGGAAGCGCTCTTGGCTAAAGCTTTGTCCTTTATTCCGACAAAAGAAAGGGAAAAGTATTACACCCCCCGTCTCCGTCCCCGCCGGGCCGGCAAACCGCTTTGA
- a CDS encoding MiaB/RimO family radical SAM methylthiotransferase, which produces MKAHIVSLGCPKNLADTELLMGQLAGDGYTFTDDPAEAELILVNTCAFIQSATDEAIATIRELAKYKVPGTRNQVPGKCKYLIAAGCLPQRYKNEAPKLLPEVDAFIGTPQRFHSYKAARVKATPPWFAYVKIAEGCSNRCTYCAVPGIRGPFRARPLNDILKEVALLAGAGVKEVIFVAQDTTAYPHLPKLLRLTAKIPGVRWIRLMYAHPAHISDELLKTIAAEPKIVKYLDLPIQHCNGKILKRMHRRYSRRSLENIIAKIRRLIPNIALRTSVIVGFPGEDEAGFQELLRFVRQVKFERLGAFTYQREKGTPAYRMRGQLPERIKKRRLDRLMRAQALIAQRLGHKMIGRTIEILVEKAVRGGFTGRSSMDAPEIDGSVIVSARRSKTPGEFVQVRVTSARTYDLLGRMT; this is translated from the coding sequence ATGAAAGCCCACATCGTCAGCCTCGGTTGCCCGAAAAATCTCGCTGACACCGAACTCCTGATGGGCCAATTGGCCGGCGATGGCTACACATTCACGGACGACCCGGCGGAAGCCGAGCTCATCCTCGTTAACACCTGCGCGTTTATCCAATCGGCCACGGACGAGGCGATCGCGACGATTAGGGAACTTGCAAAATACAAGGTACCAGGTACCAGGAACCAGGTACCAGGGAAATGTAAATACCTTATTGCCGCCGGATGTTTACCGCAGAGATATAAGAACGAAGCGCCCAAATTACTTCCCGAGGTCGACGCTTTCATCGGAACGCCACAGCGCTTTCATAGTTATAAAGCCGCCAGGGTCAAAGCAACCCCACCCTGGTTTGCCTATGTCAAAATCGCCGAGGGGTGCAGTAACCGCTGTACTTACTGTGCCGTGCCGGGGATCCGCGGTCCTTTCCGCGCCCGGCCGTTGAACGATATCCTGAAAGAGGTCGCCCTGCTTGCCGGCGCCGGCGTGAAAGAAGTTATTTTCGTCGCCCAAGATACGACCGCTTATCCCCACCTCCCCAAATTACTTAGATTGACGGCAAAAATACCAGGTGTCCGCTGGATCCGGCTGATGTACGCCCACCCGGCCCATATCAGTGATGAACTGCTCAAAACGATCGCCGCTGAACCGAAGATCGTTAAATATCTTGACTTGCCAATCCAGCACTGCAATGGTAAAATATTAAAGAGAATGCACCGGCGCTACTCGCGTCGTTCGCTGGAAAACATAATCGCCAAAATTAGGAGGCTGATACCAAACATAGCCCTGCGCACTTCGGTCATCGTCGGTTTTCCCGGTGAAGACGAGGCCGGTTTCCAGGAGCTGCTTAGGTTCGTCCGCCAGGTCAAGTTCGAACGCCTCGGGGCCTTCACTTACCAGCGGGAAAAAGGGACGCCGGCCTACCGGATGAGGGGGCAGCTTCCCGAACGGATCAAAAAGCGAAGGTTAGACAGGTTGATGAGGGCGCAGGCCCTCATTGCCCAACGGTTGGGACATAAAATGATCGGCAGAACAATTGAAATACTAGTCGAAAAGGCGGTCCGCGGCGGGTTTACCGGCCGTAGTTCTATGGACGCGCCCGAAATAGATGGTTCTGTCATCGTTTCCGCCCGCCGATCAAAGACACCGGGAGAGTTCGTCCAGGTCCGCGTCACCTCGGCGCGCACCTACGATCTCCTCGGTCGGATGACTTGA
- the pgsA gene encoding CDP-diacylglycerol--glycerol-3-phosphate 3-phosphatidyltransferase, protein MTLANKITLTRLALIPIAALLLLAGFWGISAAVFLVLSFSDALDGYVARKYNQVSEIGKLLDPLADKVLVLTMLVGLTALGKADPIAVMLITAREFIVASVRANKIFGASPVAKWKTVFQIAAVFMLILDLPLAWLALWLAVALSLISGGAYLWQSPFLKQLKLS, encoded by the coding sequence TTGACCTTAGCCAACAAGATCACCTTAACCAGGTTAGCCCTCATCCCCATCGCCGCCCTCCTTTTGCTGGCCGGTTTTTGGGGAATATCCGCCGCTGTTTTCCTGGTCCTCTCATTCTCCGACGCGCTCGACGGCTATGTCGCCCGCAAGTACAACCAGGTCTCGGAAATTGGTAAACTGCTTGATCCCCTGGCCGATAAAGTGCTCGTCCTGACCATGCTGGTCGGGCTGACGGCGCTCGGCAAGGCGGACCCGATCGCCGTCATGCTGATCACCGCCCGCGAATTTATAGTCGCCAGCGTCCGCGCCAACAAGATCTTCGGCGCCAGCCCGGTCGCCAAATGGAAAACGGTGTTCCAGATCGCCGCCGTCTTTATGCTGATCCTTGACCTGCCGCTAGCCTGGTTGGCGCTTTGGCTGGCGGTCGCCCTGTCGCTCATTTCGGGAGGGGCATACCTGTGGCAGAGCCCGTTCCTCAAGCAACTGAAGTTAAGTTAG